Part of the Metarhizium brunneum chromosome 6, complete sequence genome is shown below.
GTGCCTTGATGGCCGATACATACGTGCCTcagtacttacttaagtaggtaagTACATAATTAGATGCGATACACAGACACCGCGCCCGCGTTCAGCCCGTCGGATGGAAAAGGCACGGGTACCTTTTCATTAGGTACGTACCTCAAAGTAagtaagtacggagtaggcagGCAAATACTGGGAGaggtgtacggagtacagtacGGACAGAGGCACGGAgtgtgtatgtacacatgtaccTACATATTACCATCGACTGCACATGTTGCATgtgtccagatgtcgaaTGTGGCCACTGGCCCGAACATTGCGCGTCGATTGGTGCTTTCAGAAGTCGCCCATGTTCCCGAGTTCGCAAGAttggtccaggtccaggtcgGCCGTGGATCATGGGCCAGGCCTGCAGGCCCGGTTGGTTGCCAGTGGCTGTTCCGTCGCCTGGGAGAAACCTTCCCCTTTCTCGTAAACCTGGCAGCTCTGCCGaatcttcttttctctccaATACCACAAGTCTTGACCCCGTGGCCTGTTGACGCTCAATTCTGTCCAAAACATCCGCCAGCTGCTGCACGGGTTTGGCGTTTGTCTGTCGCGCCCTCGAGTCCTTTTGAGGATTATTGCACGACTGAACCGATTGCGACCAACGACGTGAACGACACCGACAACGGGCAACGGGCATCTCCATTTTTTTGGGCCTTGTAAAGTTTGGTTGACTCCCCCCCCAAGCCGTTCGACCTGTCGCTCTCAGGCCAGGCCCACGTCGAATGTTGAACCAGACACATTGAACCGTCCGCAGCCCACCAAGCCCGTTGACCCGTTCTTCGAATTTGGCTTGGCCGTTTGGTCGTCTTCCCCGTACCTGTCGTTCGACCCTTCTCTCTGCCTGCACTTCTTCAAGAGGCCAACATTCTCTTTCACAACGTTCGCTGGACCATCTCATCCTGCCTCATTTTTCTGTTCTGTGTTTAGCCtactcttctttctttttgtctATTTGCCTCATCCTCTTGCATCATTGCCCTGCTGTCATATTGGTATTTTTTTGatttcttttttgcctttttatTATCTTGCTCTGGACAAAGTTAATGTGAGTCTTGCACCATCCTTGGCGACCCCTTCTCCCCATCATCCGCCGTCTATGCGGCCAGGCCATAGTATCATCGACTTGGGAAAGTCTCAGGTTTCGTAGCAGCCCGTCGTGGCTAATGCAGAGAGAGCTGGCGGGCGGATATCTGGCTCTTTGGAGCAAACACCCCCTGAAATGTATTGGACGGCGATTCCCGTCTCGCCCGACAAGTCCTCAACTCACCTTCTCAAACTGATGACTAACTCCTTTGCCGCAGTTGTCCGCTCACCTTGCTTCTGAAGCATCATCGAGTCAAAATCTCGCCGGAGCTCCCTGTTCCGTACTGTTTTGCGCGACCGTGGCACCTCGTATTGCAAACCTCCCCTTTTCGATTTCCCACCTGAGAATTTTCCCGGCCCGCCCTCGTCAAACCTGAGAACCTAAACGCTCGCCCACGACCCGGATTTGGTTACCgaaatttcttggtgcgtGCATGCGTGTGTGCGGGAAGCTTGCAAAGGACAACAAGACAGCGCATTTGGCAGGCAGTCTACATGCCTAGATTCTCAGTTGCGTTTACCAAGCGGAAATCCGCTGCAGATGTCCACGAAAATGCCCCGATGGCCCCTCAAGAGGCGCCGTCATTCCGTGTGATTGAACGGTCGGAAATTCAAGGCGGGCGGTCGTTTGATGGTGGCGCGAGAATGGCCAAACCGTCCAAGTCATTTCCTGTCAAGACGAACCTCGTCGATTTGGGTGCAGAGGATAATATGTTTGCTGATCTGAAGATCAATCGGTAAGTAAACCAAATCAGGCCCATCATTCATAATAGGCATCGTTGCATGGTTCCCTTTTAGGGCCCTATTTGATTTATCGTGGTACCCTGCTGTGGTGGAAGCGAGCTGGATGGCTAACAACTCCGAAAAGCGGTAGCAACAtttccaacaccaccaagggAACATCGACCGATAATTCCTCAAGACACAGCAATGCCTCTACCGCCCCGTCATCTGCTGACATGGGAGGCCCCAATGGTCACGATGATGGCCGATTACCGCCACAGTCAGCACCACATGAAAGCCCGAGCCGGCCCGGATCCAAGTCCATTGGCGCTGGATTATTAGACCGAGCCACCCGAACCTTCTCATTTGGAGGACAAAAGAAACACTCCATTCCCCCACCCAAACAAGACCCCATTCCTGATCTGCCGCCCATTTTGAGCATTAGCGGAGATAATCCTGGTGTCGCAGTCTCTAGAGGCATGACTGCATCCACAACAAGCACAGCAACCCCGAGCAACAACACTAGCCCTGGAGGTGGTAGTGAAGGGCCTCTAGATTTAGGCGGCGACTTTGGCTCCATGTTCAAGACCTTCGACAAAAGAGCAAGCACCGCGACCCTGACAATGGCCAACCAAGACTCAGCAGCCCCGAGGTCATTGACTGGCAATCGCTATGCCACTCCCGGTCCTCTCAGTCCAGACAACATTAAATCAACTGAGCCGCTCTTGAACCAGCGATACAGCCCAACATATAGTGACGATGCACCTACTTCGCCTACATCTTCCGAAAAAGACCTACCGCCGCCACCTGTTCCTCGACATGAGCATCTCAACTCCTTCAAATACTCGAGTCGGCCAGCAGATAtcgtcgaggatgaagacgcAAAGCTTTTACGAGAGTCGTTCACGGCGATGAAGTTTTTGTCAACGGACCCTAGTGAGAAACCACAAAGCAGTTCCTTGCGCCCTCGATACGGCGAGGAATCGCTGGAACCGACAGTGTCGAATCCGAGGCCTCTGAATCTCggaaaggaagaaaatatGTTCGAGGGCAGCTTATCCAGAGTCAACCGAGCTTCGCACCGATATCTACCGCGATCGTCAAACCCTCCGCGCAACAAGGTTATGACCCCTGCTGAGTTTGAAAAGTACCGACAGGATAAAGAGAGTCTGGGTATCTCTCAGGAGTCCAATAGCAATGACCCCCCGGTGGTCAAtgtggaagacgacgatgacgatgagatAAACtacgatgacgatgaggacgaaCAGGAGAAGTCAAAGCAGCAAACGAGGCAAAGACGAAAGCAAGAAGCTCATATGGCGGTCTACAGGCAGCAAATGATGAAGGTTACGGGAGAAACTAATGCGGCCCCCCTGCCGGCAAGACAACCAGCTCGACCCGGCATGTTGTCGTCTTCTAGTGCACCAGCCCTGAATCACTTGAATACTTTGTCGCCGGACCCTGCAACTACGGGTGGTTCGTctgaagaggatgatgaagatgtccCGCTGGCCATCCTTCAAGCCCATGGATTTCCGGCCAAGAACCGCCCACCGACCCGTCTTAGCATGTCCGGATCAAACCCCAACTTGCGTGCCTCTGTCGTGGGGCCACCTGCAGGCGGCCGTGCCCCATCAGTCATGGGTGATTCTGCATCTGTCAGTGGTCGCCGTCTTTCCGCCCTTCCAGCTTTTGCTCGAAATCTCCCCCAGGATCCGTTTGTTGGAGCTAGTATTGCTAGACCTGCGATAAGGGAGTCATTGACCTTTGGTGCCGATCCCAGACAACCTTCACCACAACTACCACAGGGAggtcctcttcctcccggCGGTCTTGTAGGCGTGATCGCCAATGAAGAGCGGTCGAGAGCCCTGCGACGGGGCAGTCCCAGCATGGACCCGAACAAGCTAATTGGCGGCGCAATGAATATTGGCGGGAATGCTGGATATGACCCGTACACTGGCATCCCTTCTCATACCATGTATCAAGGAGGAGGGATGCAAGGCATTCAAGGCATGCCTCAAATGCATCAGATGCCGCAACAGCAAATGTTGACTCCTGGTGACCAGGCGCAGATTCAAATGACACAGCACATGCATCAGTTCATGCAGATGCAAATGCAGTTCATGCAAATGATGGCGGGAAGTCCAAACGGCGGAGGACCGCCACcacagcaacagcctccTATGCAACCACCATACCGCGGTCATCTACCAGGGAATCAGTCTATGGGCGATCTATCACGTCATTCCATGGTGGCTGACCATATGACGGATCCCCGTCGAATGGATTACGGTATGCGTACAATGAGCATGGTACAACCCAGCTCGGCTTCCTTCATGGCACCCCGTCAACAAGGAGCTCTCTCCATCCGTGGTTCCGGTGTTCACGGCACTTACCAACCTTCAATTGCTCCCTCTGAGCGGAGTAATGTTGGCTTGCCTGGACGATACAGACCCGTATCGCAAGCGCCGGCATTGTCTCCTCTTCCTGGTCAACATGTGCGATCCAACACCATGTCCGGCGACCTCTCTCTCTCTAACTGGAGCGACGACAGAAGCAAATCGACCGTAAAGCTCATGGGTAATTCCCATGAAGGCTcagacgacgatgaagagcAAGGCTGGGAATCCATGAAAGCCAAGAGAGACAAGAAGCGATCAATGTGGAGGAGTAAGAAAAACACGGAAAACGAAATGAACATCGCTTTTTAAGGCTACATCTGCTAAACTAGATTCAGCCTGTTGGAGGTTCCTTTGCATCTCCATTTTCACTCTACCAAACCGCACCTGTGGCTACATACTCATTTTTGGACTAACAGACGAAAATAATCATGTGTTGTTGGATATTCCCACGGCCCCGGCCCCGCAAACAGTTTTTTTTAACGCTAGATATTGACATTTTGTATAAAGCCAATGGGCGTTTggctttttatattttttgaGTAGTTGGCTACTGTTCACACTTTCACTTGGCGGTTACGCGTCGCATCACGTATGATAGATTATGGGTATTATGTGTTAATTCGAGTAATTTAAGTAGGTGGAGTGAAAATTTCTTGCAAGTTTGTCATGGGGAGCATTTCGTGTAAGGATTTATTGACGGCGAAAAGCTCTGGCTTTACCATTGGTTTCTCTTTGTTGGCTAAGCTAGCCTTTGCTGCATCTTAATCTAATACACTGTATGCATAGCTGGTTGAAAATCTGAGTTGTGAATGTTATGGCCATTGCATCACATGTAGACATGGTTAACCGACCTGGATTCCACAATCAATGATAGGTACGTTGCTGAATTTTCCaaattttacttattttatttctcgAAATTCCCcattccctttttttctgtGGGAAATTCGTTTCTATCCTTCAATCTTTCCTTGGGTCCACTCCCGTCTCTTAACGCCCATctcaacagcagccaggCCCCAGTCCTCGCCATGGTTGTGACCCTTTCCATTGATCCCAGCGCGAGCCTGGGCTTGCTCATCGCTAAGGACAGTCAAGACACCAAAAATAACGGGAATACCGGTATCTAGCTGTACGCGCATGAGGCCGTGGGACACGGCGTCGGCAATGTATTCAAAGTGCATGGTTTCACCCTTGATAAGGACGCCAACAGCGATGATGGCGTCAAAGGGACCTGACGCGGCGCCGCTGGAGAGCGAAGTCAGGTCTGTTGTTGAAGAGGCGAGTAGGTCTGTTGCTGAAGGGCCGCCGGCGGAGGTGGATTGGATCTGAGAGGCAGAGTTGAGTCTGGGTTTCGTCAGCAGCGTGTTGCGTTTTACGAGGCTCGTCCGTAGAGCTGGGAGAAGCTGAAAGAGCTGGTAATTGATTGCTACGAAAACCTACCGCTGAACAGCAAAGGGAAGCTCAAATGATCCCGGACACGACTGGACCACAATATTGGACTCCTTGACACCGCAGGCGAGCAGCTTTTCCTTGGCTCCGGCAACGAGGGGAGCAATGACGGAATCGTTCCAGCGGGCGtggacgatgccgatgcggAGGCCGGAGCCGTCGTGCTGCTGAGGGGTAGGGCCTTTGAGAGAAGACATGGTAAAGTCCTGCTTGCACAGCTCGTCGGTGAGAAGATCGTATCTAGACTTGGAACGAACTCGATGCTGAGTGATGACGGAGGGAGAGCTGTCTGTGTGCGATGAGTCGTCGCGGGGCTCTCGGTCGCATGGTGGGGGATTCTTGAAGATGCCCAAGATGGATTGTTAAAGGCTGACCAATCACATGTAGCAGAGGGCAAAGGCCACGAGATGGCTGAATGGAAAGCATCGCAATTTTGAACGTCTCGAAGAATTTTGTTGAATGATGAAGAGGTGGCTTTAAGAGTCTGAATTATTTCTTCCGTCTAGGATGAAAAATGTCAGTTGTGAACCGGTTGCTGTTGCACTGTGTCTCCTGCCTTCCCAATTTGTGGCAGCAGCTCCTTCCCAAGCGGCATTCAGCAGAGGTTCAACACAGAAAGAGATGGCAGTTGCATTTCCTGCTTCTCgaatttttttgttttggcgaATTTTCATATTTTCTCCATTATTAAGAATGACTCAAATTCACTAAATTGACAAGTTTCTATCCCTTGAAGCATATCTTTTTAATCGAGGCACATCTAGAATACATCTAATCATGTCGATCCGTCCTCTCCCTCAGTCTACTGTTCGACTTTTGGATTCCTCAATGAATATCACGACGCCGTACGATTTAGTCAAGGAGCTGCTAGACAACGCGCTGGATTCCCAAGCAACCGCCGTCGAGATAGCCGCTTCTTCAAATACTATTGACAGAATTTCAGTCAGAGACAATGGAAGTGGCATCGATATAAGTGATTTCGGTGCCCTAGGCAGACGGGCACATACTAGCAAGCTCAGAGAGTACAGCGAATTAGTCGAGGTTGGCGGGACGACGCTTGGATTTCGGGGTGAAGCATTGGCAAGTGCCAATTCAATAGCCAACGTTTCAATTATTACAAAGAGTCCCGGGGATCCTGTAGCCTGGAGAATCGAGTTAATACCGGGC
Proteins encoded:
- the RIB4 gene encoding 6,7-dimethyl-8-ribityllumazine synthase, yielding MSSLKGPTPQQHDGSGLRIGIVHARWNDSVIAPLVAGAKEKLLACGVKESNIVVQSCPGSFELPFAVQRLNSASQIQSTSAGGPSATDLLASSTTDLTSLSSGAASGPFDAIIAVGVLIKGETMHFEYIADAVSHGLMRVQLDTGIPVIFGVLTVLSDEQAQARAGINGKGHNHGEDWGLAAVEMGVKRREWTQGKIEG